The following coding sequences lie in one Anoplolepis gracilipes chromosome 4, ASM4749672v1, whole genome shotgun sequence genomic window:
- the Para gene encoding sodium voltage-gated channel paralytic isoform X29 — protein sequence MSEDSDSISEEERSLFRPFTRESLAAIEARIAEEEARQRELQQRRAEGEVRYDDEDEDEGPQPDPMFEQGGPIPVRMHNDFPPELASTPLEDIDSFYHNQRTFVVISKGKDIFRFSATDAMWMLDPFNPIRRVAIYILVHPLFSLFIITTILVNCILMIMPTTPTIESTEVIFTGIYTFESAVKVMARGFILQPFTYLRDAWNWLDFVVIALAYVTMGIDLGNLAALRTFRVLRALKTVAIVPGLKTIVGAVIESVKNLRDVIILTMFSLSVFALMGLQIYMGVLTQKCIKNFPEDGSWGNFTAENWERFNSNSSNWYVDEAKNMPLCGNSSGAGQCLPGYTCLQGYGENPNYGYTSFDTFGWALLSAFRLMTQDYWENLYQLVLRSAGPWHMLFFIVIIFLGSFYLVNLILAIVAMSYDELQKKAEEEEAAEEEAMREAEEAALAKENKAAAKEAAREAAAAAREAAAVAAEQIVKSPSDFSCHSYELFVGQEKGNDDNNKEKMSIRSIESVSDQRHIKQINNNHSAANKVRKVSAASLSLPGSPFNLRRSSRGSHQFTIRNGRGRCFVPPGGDRKPLVLSTYLDAQEHLPYADDSNAVTPMSEENGTIVVPVYYANLGSRHSSYTSHASRLSYTSHGDLAFPGIRGIDSIGKQITKQEQILRNRTNKQTTPANGHVTDTNQKSYHFETDLEDPMGKTKQQDNPFIEPSQQHTVVDMKDVMVLNDIIEQAAGRQSQTPEQGVSTYYFPTDDDEEGPTFKDKLLAGMFRCIDIFCVWDCCWLWLEFQKYVSLLVFDPFVELFITLCIVVNTLFMALDHHDMDKDMERVLKSGNYFFTATFGIEATLKLIAMSPKYYFQEGWNIFDFIIVALSLLELGLEGVQGLSVLRSFRLLRVFKLAKSWPTLNLLISIMGRTVGALGNLTFVLCIIIFIFAVMGMQLFGKNYIDNVHYFPDEELPRWNFTDFMHSFMIVFRVLCGEWIESMWDCMLVGDVSCIPFFLATVVIGNLVVLNLFLALLLSNFGSSNLSAPTADNDTNKIAEAIDRIARFIKWIKRNILYIAKLMRAKLTNQISDQAPGEGPSNSWKEDGIDRDGDLDLADGELDAYRDKKSAKELNQLEVAIGDGMEFTIHGDLKNKLKRGKLCMNNTKVIANSINHHDYRLDNDYINQNEDDTISNKSYGSHKNRAFKDESHKGSMDSLNGEEKKDASKEDLEQEEDLEDEGEEGDELDVDIIHADEDPIQSNYPSDCCPENCYKKFPFLAGDDDAPFWQGWANLRLKTFRLIENKYFETAVITMILLSSLALALEDVHLQQRPVLQDILYYMDRIFTVIFFLEMLIKWLALGFRKYFTNAWCWLDFIIVMLSLINLGAVWAGAADIPAFRSMRTLRALRPLRAVSRWEGMRVVVNALVQAIPSIFNVLLVCLIFWLIFAIMGVQLFAGKYYKCVDVNKTTLSYEIIPDRNACFAENYTWENSPMNFDHVGKAYLCLFQVATFKGWIQIMNDAIDSREVGKQPIRETNIYMYLYFVFFIIFGSFFTLNLFIGVIIDNFNEQKKKAGGSLEMFMTEDQKKYYNAMKKMGNKKPLKAIPRPRWRPQAIVFEIVTDKKFDMIIMLFIGLNMLTMTLDHYQQTATFSNVLDYLNMIFIVIFTSECLMKIFALRYHYFKEPWNLFDFVVVILSILGLVLSDIIEKYFVSPTLLRVVRVAKVGRVLRLVKGAKGIRTLLFALAMSLPALFNICLLLFLVMFIFAIFGMSFFMHVKDKSGLDDVYNFKTFGQSMILLFQMSTSAGWDGVLDGIINEEDCQEPNNEIGYPGNCGSSTIGIAYLLSYLVISFLIVINMYIAVILENYSQATEDVQEGLTDDDYDMYYEIWQQFDPDGTQYIRYDQLSEFLDVLEPPLQIHKPNKYKIVSMDIPICKGDLMFCVDILDALTKDFFARKGNPIEETGDLGEVQARPDEVGYEPVSSTLWRQREEYCARLIQNAWRKHKQQRLGGPSEESDDPDTDLCVRQTKVLVESDGYVTKNGHRVVIHSRSPSVTSRTADV from the exons GTACGATAtgacgacgaggacgaggacgaagGTCCTCAGCCGGATCCGATGTTCGAGCAGGGAGGGCCGATTCCGGTCCGAATGCACAACGACTTTCCACCCGAGTTGGCCTCCACACCTCTCGAGGATATCGATAGCTTCTACCACAATCAAAGG ACCTTCGTCGTCATTAGCAAAGGAAAGGACATATTCAGGTTTTCAGCAACGGACGCGATGTGGATGCTCGATCCGTTCAACCCAATACGGCGTGTGGCCATTTACATATTGGTTCACCCGCTCTTTTCCCTTTTCATCATCACCACGATATTGGTTAACTGTATACTTATGATCATGCCCACTACGCCCACCATCGAGTCCACCGA AGTGATATTTACGGGCATCTACACATTTGAGTCCGCCGTTAAGGTGATGGCGAGGGGTTTCATTCTGCAGCCTTTTACCTATCTTAGAGATGCATGGAATTGGCTCGACTTCGTAGTTATAGCTTTAGC TTATGTGACGATGGGCATAGATCTAGGCAACCTTGCCGCTCTCAGGACATTTCGAGTCCTCCGAGCCTTGAAGACTGTCGCTATTGTACCAG GTCTGAAAACCATTGTCGGCGCTGTGATAGAATCCGTGAAGAACCTGCGCGATGTGATAATCCTGACGATGTTCTCCCTCTCCGTCTTTGCGCTTATGGGCCTTCAGATTTACATGGGGGTCCTCACGCAAAAGTGTATAAAAAACTTTCCTGAGGACGGCTCCTGGGGTAATTTCACCGCCGAGAATTGGGAGCGATTCAATAGTAACTCAA GTAATTGGTACGTGGACGAGGCCAAAAATATGCCCTTATGCGGAAATTCATCGGGGGCGGG GCAGTGCCTTCCCGGCTACACGTGTTTACAAGGATATGGCGAGAATCCGAATTACGGTTACACGAGCTTCGATACTTTCGGCTGGGCGTTGCTCTCCGCTTTCCGTCTCATGACTCAGGATTATTGGGAAAATCTGTATCAACTGGTATTGAGATCAGCTGGACCGTGGCACATGCTCTTCTTCATCGTCATCATCTTCCTCGGATCCTTCTATCTCGTCAACTTGATTCTCGCTATTGTCGCGATGTCGTACGACGAGTTGCAAAAGAAGGCCGAAGAGGAAGAGGCTGCCGAGGAAGAAGCTATGAGA GAAGCCGAGGAAGCTGCACTGGCGAAGGAGAACAAGGCTGCAGCAAAAGAGGCAGCACGAGAGGCCGCCGCAGCCGCGAGGGAAGCCGCAGCGGTGGCTGCCGAACAGATTGTCAAGTCCCCATCGGATTTTTCGTGTCACAGTTACGAGCTGTTCGTCGGCCAGGAGAAGGGTAACGACGACAACAACAAGGAGAAGATGAGCATACGTTCAATCGAGTCCGTCAGCGATCAGAGGCACATCAAGCAGATCAACAACAACCACAGCGCTGCCAATAAAGTGCGAAAAGTCAGCGCC GCGAGCCTGAGCCTACCCGGCTCACCGTTCAATCTGCGACGCAGCAGCCGTGGCAGCCACCAATTTACAATACGCAATGGTCGCGGTCGATGCTTCGTCCCCCCGGGCGGTGACCGGAAGCCCCTCGTGCTGTCAACGTACCTGGACGCCCAGGAGCATCTACCCTACGCCGACGACTCGAACGCGGTCACGCCTATGTCCGAGGAGAACGGCACGATCGTGGTGCCGGTGTACTATGCGAATCTCGGCTCCCGTCACTCGTCGTACACCTCCCACGCCTCGCGGCTCTCCTACACGTCCCACGGCGACCTGGCGTTCCCCGGTATCCGCGGCATCGACAGCATCGGCAAACAGATCACCAAGCAGGAGCAGATCCTCAGGAATCGCACCAACAAACAGACGACGCCTGCCAACGGCCATGTTACCGACACCAATCAGAAGTCCTATCACTTT GAAACCGATCTGGAGGATCCCATGGGCAAGACCAAGCAACAAGACAATCCGTTTATCGAGCCGTCTCAGCAGCACACGGTGGTCGACATGAAGG ACGTGATGGTGTTAAACGACATCATCGAGCAGGCTGCCGGTCGCCAGAGTCAGACGCCGGAGCAAGGAG TTTCGACCTATTACTTTCCGACAGACGACGATGAAGAAGGGCCTACGTTCAAGGACAAGTTATTGGCCGGAATGTTCCGTTGTATCGACATCTTTTGCGTCTGGGACTGCTGCTGGCTCTGGCTCGAGTTTCAAAAGTACGTGTCCTTGTTGGTCTTTGATCCGTTCGTAGAACTCTTCATCACGCTCTGCATCGTCGTCAATACGCTCTTCATGGCGTTGGATCACCACGATATGGACAAAGATATGGAGAGAGTTCTCAAATCTGGCAATTAC TTCTTCACCGCAACATTCGGTATCGAAGCCACTCTGAAGTTGATAGCGATGAgtccaaaatattattttcaagaagGCTGGAACATCTTTGACTTTATAATCGTCGCTCTTTCACTTCTGGAGTTGGGTCTGGAAGGTGTACAAGGTCTATCGGTATTACGATCATTCAGATTG CTAAGAGTGTTCAAGTTGGCTAAATCGTGGCCTACGCTGAATCTGCTAATCTCCATCATGGGCAGAACGGTGGGTGCGCTGGGTAATTTGACGTTCGTATTGTGCATCATTATCTTCATCTTCGCCGTGATGGGTATGCAGCTTTTCGGCAAGAATTACATCGACAACGTTCACTACTTCCCGGACGAGGAGTTGCCCAGATGGAACTTTACCGATTTCATGCACTCTTTCATGATCGTTTTCCGAGTACTATGCGGAGAGTGGATTGAGTCTATGTGGGATTGCATGCTGGTGGGCGATGTCTCTTGTATACCATTCTTCTTAGCTACCGTCGTCATCGGTAACTTGGTC GTCCTGAACCTCTTCTTAGCTCTGTTGCTCAGCAACTTTGGCTCGTCAAATCTGTCAGCCCCGACCGCGGACAACGACACGAACAAGATCGCGGAGGCGATCGATCGCATAGCGCGTTTCATTAAGTGGATCAAGCgaaatattctttacattGCTAAATTGATGCGAGCCAAACTCACCAATCAGATATCCGATCAGGCGCCAGGTGAGGGACCGTCCAACAGTTGGAAAGAAG ATGGGATTGATCGCGATGGGGACCTAGATCTTGCAGATGGCGAATTGGATGCGTACAGAGACAAGAAGAGCGCCAAAGAGCTCAACCAGCTTGAAGTAGCCATTGGCGATGGGATGGAGTTCACCATTCACG GAGATTTGAAGAACAAGCTGAAGAGAGGCAAGCTGTGCATGAACAATACAAAGGTTATCGCGAATTCAATTAATCACCACGATTATAGACTCGACAACGATTATATTAATCAGAACGAGGATGACACCATCAG TAATAAATCATACGGCAGCCACAAAAACCGGGCATTTAAGGACGAAAGTCACAAAGGCAGTATGGACTCGTTGAATGGCGAGGAGAAGAAAGATGCCAGCAAAGAAGATTTGGAGCAGGAAGAAG ATCTAGAAGACGAGGGCGAAGAAGGTGACGAGCTCGACGTCGACATCATACACGCGGACGAAGATCCCATTCAATCGAATTATCCTTCCGACTGCTGTCCGGAAAATTGCTACAAGAAATTCCCATTCCTGGCCGGTGATGACGACGCTCCGTTTTGGCAAGGTTGGGCGAACCTGCGATTAAAGACCTTCCGGCTGATCGAGAACAAGTACTTCGAGACTGCCGTCATCACCATGATCCTTCTGAGTAGCTTGGCCTTG GCTTTGGAGGACGTTCATCTGCAACAACGACCTGTCCTACAGGACATATTGTATTACATGGACCGAATATTCACTGTGATATTCTTCCTCGAGATGTTGATCAAGTGGCTGGCTCTAGGATTTAGGAAGTATTTCACAAACGCCTGGTGCTGGCTCGACTTCATCATCGTCATG CTATCACTGATCAACTTGGGCGCAGTCTGGGCCGGCGCAGCCGACATCCCGGCCTTCCGTTCCATGAGAACACTGAGGGCCCTGAGACCTTTACGAGCAGTCTCACGGTGGGAGGGCATGAGA GTAGTCGTTAATGCCTTGGTCCAAGCCATTCCATCTATCTTCAACGTGTTGCTGGTATGCCTTATTTTCTGGCTTATATTCGCTATCATGGGAGTACAGCTATTCGCTGGCAAATATTACAAG TGCGTCGACGTGAACAAGACGACACTCAGCTACGAGATAATACCAGATCGGAACGCCTGCTTCGCAGAGAATTACACGTGGGAGAACTCACCAATGAATTTCGATCACGTCGGGAAAGCATATCTGTGCCTATTCCAAGTGGCGACTTTCAAAGGGTGGATCCAAATCATGAATGACGCGATCGATTCCAGGGAG gTCGGCAAGCAGCCGATTCGCGAAACAAACATTTACATGTACCTCTACTTCgtgtttttcattatatttggATCGTTTTTTACCCTCAACCTATTCATTGGTGTGATCATCGACAACTTTAACGAGCAAAAGAAGAAGGCTGGCGGATCCCTCGAGATGTTCATGACAGAAGATCAGAAGAAATATTACAACGCCATGAAGAAAATGGGCAATAAGAAGCCTCTGAAAGCCATTCCTCGACCGAgg TGGCGACCGCAGGCGATAGTGTTTGAAATAGTGACGGACAAAAAGTTCGATATGATAATCATGCTGTTCATTGGGCTAAACATGCTCACGATGACGTTGGACCATTATCAACAAACCGCAACGTTCAGCAATGTTCTGGACTATCTCAACATGATATTCATTGTGATATTCACCAGCGAGTGTCTCATGAAGATCTTCGCTCTGCGCTACCACTACTTCAAGGAGCCATGGAACCTCTTTGATTTTGTTGTTgttatattgtcaatattag GTCTGGTGCTCAGCgacattattgaaaaatatttcgtatcgCCGACTTTGCTTCGTGTAGTGAGAGTGGCGAAGGTCGGTCGTGTGCTTCGACTCGTGAAAGGTGCCAAGGGTATCCGAACTCTTCTCTTCGCCCTGGCGATGTCGTTGCCGGCCCTCTTTAATATTTGCCTACTGCTGTTTTTGGTGATGTTTATCTTCGCGATATTCGGAATGTCTTTCTTCATGCACGTCAAAGACAAGAGCGGACTCGACGACGTGTACAATTTCAAAACGTTTGGACAGTCCATGATACTGCTATTTCAG atGTCGACATCGGCCGGTTGGGACGGTGTTCTCGACGGTATAATAAACGAGGAGGACTGCCAGGAGCCGAACAACGAGATCGGCTACCCGGGCAACTGCGGCTCCTCGACGATCGGGATCGCTTATCTGCTCTCGTATCTCGTCATCAGCTTCCTGATCGTCATCAACATGTACATCGCCGTGATTCTCGAGAATTACTCGCAGGCCACCGAAGACGTGCAGGAGGGCCTGACGGACGACGACTATGACATGTACTACGAGATTTGGCAGCAGTTCGATCCGGACGGCACGCAGTACATCAGATACGACCAGCTGTCGGAGTTTCTTGATGTATTGGAACCCCCGTTGCAGATACATAAGCCCAATAAATACAAGATCGTGTCGATGGATATCCCCATATGTAAGGGTGACCTTATGTTTTGCGTGGATATCCTCGACGCCCTCACCAAGGACTTTTTCGCACGGAAGGGAAATCCAATCGAAGAGACGGGCGATTTAGGCGAGGTCCAGGCACGGCCCGACGAAGTCGGCTACGAGCCGGTCTCATCCACCCTGTGGCGGCAGCGCGAGGAATATTGCGCTCGTCTTATACAGAATGCCTGGAGGAAGCACAAGCAGCAACGGCTTGGCGGGCCGAGCGAGGAGAGCGACGATCCGGACACGGATCTGTGCGTACGGCAGACCAAGGTGCTGGTCGAGAGCGACGGTTACGTCACGAAGAACGGTCATCGCGTTGTCATACACAGCCGATCGCCGAGTGTCACTTCGAGAACCGCGGACGTCTGA